In Amblyomma americanum isolate KBUSLIRL-KWMA chromosome 8, ASM5285725v1, whole genome shotgun sequence, the DNA window TGTTTATTGACATTGTCATTTTTTAGGTCTGCTATCACGCGagtgtttgttgcatttttgttgtatttttttatattgtaacaagactgcatttgtaacattattcatttcctgcgcgaaaatcgcatgtgctgtgaattgttctcttttaaacattcaacatttcatgcataactgctgcacaaactgccatgtaaaggggacccagtcaagcttgccttagagcagctttttgtccccactccctgcatttttatttgtactaaaaatgcaaaataaagattgattgattgattgacattATGGACTACAACGATGTTTGAAGAGGTGGTGAATGAACATTCATAGATTACAACGCGCAATTGTTTATAGCTCTAATGAACAAGTATGGCGATAATGAAACATGTCACGCAAACCCATGGGTAAAAATAATACGTCAGCGTCGGCACGAGCGTGAGAGAGAGACCGAGGAAAGAAAAAGCAGTGGAGTTAACACGGCAATGCACCTTTACTTAACCCACATGTGGAGAGGGGTATAAAGGGAGGACGAGAACGGATAATCTGAGTTCAGTTCATTGGTTATGGAATGTGCTCATGCTTCCTAAGAGGTGTAAAAACAAAAGGCGCCCACAGTCCATGTACAGCCTGACGCTCAAGCCTCCGAAGCATAAATATGTGAGGATATGCACCTAGCGTTAGTAACGAAGACAAAAGTCACGGTCCCAGGTTCCGCTGGGGAACGTAGGGACACTTTGGCGTGGCTTTTCATTGTCGTGGGGAAGTCGAAATAACCATTTGGGTTGGACTTTATTATCGGAATGTCTAGCGTTCCGTCCAGATGGAACGGCGTGATTGCTGTTGGAGTTACGTCCAAACATAGCATTTGCTGGCATTGAAGTTCCGTCCAAACCATACCCCTCGTTTCTTTTTCGTCCAACTCGTGGTGCTTAATGTCCCATCAGGTTTTGATCATACTAGCACCAGTACATAACTTCACAGTGATCACAACGTGTACGATGGCATATTGCTGCGTGATTTGCTTGAATCTAAAACAGTTAGATTTAGTTTAGTTAGGCTCGCTTCACTGTCACAGAACTCACGCGGCAGTTGCTGTTTTTTCTAAACATACCAAGAGCAGTTAACTTTGTTTCACAATGTGGACGGCACTAGCTACAGCCTCTTATTACTGCGACAAAATGAGACTACGCACCCGAACTTAGCCGGACGTGGCCGTGAGAAAACCGACCGCGTTTGAACGGTAAGCAGGAAACGAGTGAGGACAGCGGAAATAGTTTAAAACATTTTTAATGTAAAACAAAACAGTAAAGCGACTACTTACAGCTCATCGTTTGAACCAAGCGTCCCGTGTGCACCCCTCACAAAAAACCGTTGCGACTGCCTTCAAAGAGTCGTCCAGACCCCTCGCAGTTAATGCGCCAATTCTAGCGAAACAAAGTCGAGCGCAAAACACGCCAGAAGTAGCCCTCTAATCAAAGTGAAAAATTTGTCGAGCGTACTCGTTTTGCACGTAGAATCGGCATGCACAACACCGCGCGTCTGCCCGCAAACGCCGCCCAATTTGAAGCTACCGTCTCTCGAACAGCCAATGGAATCGAAATTCGTGAGCGATGCCAGCGACCCTGCGGCGTCTGACCATTGACGCTTTCAACTTAAAAGTTCACATTGCTTTGTTGTTTTAATTTAACCTATCTTATTTATATAGTATGTGCTTGCTAATAAAATTAAAAACGACAATCTTGCTCGGACCCTTCGAAGCACTCAGACACCGATCGGCAGGTGGTGAGGGCAGTGCAGTGCCAAAGCCAGCCCGAGCCGAGCCGCAAAAGCAAGCCAAAGCGCCTTTTGCGAAGTGCGCTTGTTGTTTTCAGCTGGGGTGTGTTCTTGTTGCTTTGGCAGCTTTGACATTCTGTGATACTCCTTTTCAAAATTCAAAATACGTGAACGTGTACATTGACTGCCGGGAGTCGGACGGAGCCTAGGAACAGCAATGCCTAATGGTTGTTGTGTGGCGGGCTGTCGTTCGGGGTACAAAGGCAACGACGAGAAAGTGTCGCTTTTCAGTCTTCCTTGTAACCGCGAACGGCGAGAAAAATGGAATTATGCCATTGGACGAAAGGAAAATCCCTGGGTTTCTTACGAGTCGCGGCACTTGCGTGTTTGCGAGAAGCATTTTGACCCCGCGGACATCATTCGGCACGATGTGTGCGTAATGGATGGTGACTCTGTGACCCTGCGGCGCACAAAGCCGCAGTTGAAACCCGACGCTGTGCCTAGGACCACAGAAGTATTTCCAAGGTCCTCATCCCGGCCGAAAGCACGTTCTTGGACACGTGGAAAGCGACGGCGTGTCGCCTCGGATGTCTGCGGAGATGACTTGACCCCGAGCGTCGACTACCCTACTATCGTAGTCAAAAGTGGTAAGCACAAATCTGTCATTTACGTCAGTGCGTCTAAACTTGAAGTCTTAACAACGAAAGAATCTTTTTAAAACGACacctttgtaatttttttttttttttcaggggctGAGCAAAATGCGCGTGTGACCGTCGACAAAGCCTGCCAGACTGTAAAGACGCCGGACAACTCCGAAGTGAAGGAACTGAAATCGCAGCTTCGCTCCACAAAGCGGCAACTCCGCCGGTGCCAGAAGAAGCTCGCCGAAGTCACAGCGCGTGAAAAGGAACTGAGCTGTTTTGTGGACACCTTTCAGAAGCTTACGGACAAAGAGAAGTTAATCCTAGACCAGTGCCTGATGAAGGCACATGCAGAGTCCGCTAAAGCTGCGCAGTAACCGAATTTTTTTCGGAGGTTGCTGCGTTTTCGTGCTTTGCAGGGGCGCCTACATGTTATTTAAGTCAGTCATTTTATTTGAGGCAACAAAGTTGCCTGCATGTGCTGCATTCTGTGTCAGAGGGAAGAATCTTCAAGGATTTAAAAAATCAGCACTGCTTCGCTGGTACATCCATATAGGAATGGTTGTGTAACTTCCTGTTCCTGAACATTCAGTCCATATCCATACCCGTGTTTTGTTGTGAGGTTAAGTATCTTGTGCGTTTTCACACTCTACAGCTACCACAACAGCTCATTTGTGTTTGCTGTGCTGGAGAAAAAGTTACACAAGTAGTTCCTGAGAGAGAATGACAAGGTTTTGCAACAACCTGTCACTTTGTGgggttttttttcttgtaaatgACGAGACACAAAGTGTGGGCTTTTTTCTTTAAAGTGTTCTAATCCTTGACAAGAGAGCAAGGCTTTTTTGACAACTTTAAGGGTGGAAACTACATTTTGTTATTTTACCCGGTCATTCCTTGGTTGCTGCTCACTAATTTGTGCACTTTGTTCCGGTTGGGCTGCCCCTGGCACAATATAGAAAGGTTCCTACTGTGTATTACAAATCTTGCAAATGGTGGTACTGTGGCGAATGCAGCGACATCTCACAACTCAACACAAACCAACTAGATCTGGCCGCCTTCAGTGAATACTTTTTCACATTGTCATCATGAACACAGATGGTAGCAGTGTCGTAATGTGGATTCGTATTAGCTATCAGTGGTGCATCATTCTTGCACCTGTATGAACCCTCTCTGTGTACTCGTTaaagaggtagtgaacaaaaatTTTCCGCCGAAATTTCTGGCCCAAATTGTAGCTGTGGCACTGAGGGTGACCAAAAGAACACTCTTGAAACAGAAATGAGTAGATAGTAATTATTTTAATCATATTTCTCAAACCGCAATACCTAATGGTCGCCAGTGAAAGCTCCCACATTACTGGACGTGACATCAACCTTACCTGTTGCAAGCTATCGCCGGCACAGACCACACGAAAGTGAATTTGTTTGACGCGCTTTTGCGTCGTCGTACAGTCCGTTTTGTTCGTCTTCCTCATGTCCATGTTTCAAGATTCTCTGCCTACATCTCGTGGTTCTATACTTTGGGTGACTACTTGCCTGATTCTGTCCGTATTAGTCAGAAAACCCTATTGGCCACAGTGATGGCGAAttaaaaaggcaacattttgcAGAGACAGTACCAGTAGTGCCATGTCGCTCCTGCCGGACGAATGAGCAGTCAGAGATTCATGAACTGTGCGCGCTGCGCACTGCCAAGCCAGCTTGCCTATGACACTGCTGAGGGTAGGCTTGATGTCGCGCCCGCCGCTTCGTAGGCAAGCGTGCGCTGAGTGAGGCCTGGCGACCACTCACAAAACGCCAAAAACGCTGCCATCTAGTCAAAAATAACCAGAATAATGACTCTATACTTGAGTAATCATATGTTACTCTAAGGAAGCCAACGGGCATGCGTGCGAAGggcatggccatcgcctggtgcacgcttcTGGCTGTACTGGCTGAtttcggactgctgttggccctacTTTCATTCTGAAGCTTTTCCAAACAAGCCCCACCTTAAGTTACAAATGAAAATCTGGTGCTTTCTCAATATTTCCAGATTTTTAATTCAGTATCTCTTTAAATCTCCACACATCCTTAAGTGCGTCAGGTGGAGGAAGGTGCAGTTTGGAAAAGGGGGTTTAGACTTGCAAATGCAATATTTTAGCCTGTTTTCGGATAAAGGGGCGGCCAGTGTGGTTCTTAAACACATGATCACAATTTCTCACTCGC includes these proteins:
- the LOC144101236 gene encoding uncharacterized protein LOC144101236 — its product is MPNGCCVAGCRSGYKGNDEKVSLFSLPCNRERREKWNYAIGRKENPWVSYESRHLRVCEKHFDPADIIRHDVCVMDGDSVTLRRTKPQLKPDAVPRTTEVFPRSSSRPKARSWTRGKRRRVASDVCGDDLTPSVDYPTIVVKSGAEQNARVTVDKACQTVKTPDNSEVKELKSQLRSTKRQLRRCQKKLAEVTAREKELSCFVDTFQKLTDKEKLILDQCLMKAHAESAKAAQ